The Tamandua tetradactyla isolate mTamTet1 chromosome 8, mTamTet1.pri, whole genome shotgun sequence genome includes a window with the following:
- the LOC143645209 gene encoding olfactory receptor 56A3-like — MLLYSNSSLATEVSEFLLNCFVRSPSWQLWLSLPLGLLFLLAMGANATLLVTIWLEASLHEPMYYLLSLLSLLDIVLCLTVIPKVLAIFWFDLRPISFSACFLQMFIMNNFLPMESCTFLVMAYDRYVAICKPLHYPSIITYQFLAKAVVFILARNTFLTAPIPILSAQLHYCGKNIIENCICANLSVSKLSCDSIALNRIYQLIVAWTLLGSDLILIFLSYTFILRAVLKLKAKGAATKALRTCGSHFILILFFSTILLVFIFTHIAKKKVSSDIPVFLNVLHHVIPAALNPIVYGVRSQEIKQGMWKLLRRNG; from the coding sequence ATGCTGCTTTATAGCAACAGCTCCCTCGCTACTGAAGTCTCTGAGTTCCTCCTGAACTGCTTCGTCAGGTCCCCCAGCTGGCAGCTCTGGCTGTCCTTGCCCCTtggcctcctcttcctcctggcCATGGGGGCCAATGCCACTCTCCTGGTCACCATCTGGTTGGAGGCCTCTCTGCACGAGCCCATGTACTACCTGCTCAGCCTCCTCTCCCTGCTGGACATCGTGCTCTGCCTCACCGTGATCCCCAAGGTCCTGGCCATCTTCTGGTTTGACCTCAGGCCCATTAGTTTCTCTGCCTGCTTCCTCCAGATGTTCATTATGAATAACTTCCTGCCCATGGAGTCATGTACCTTCCTggtcatggcctatgaccgctatgtggccatctgcaagcCTTTGCATTACCCATCCATCATCACCTACCAATTTTTGGCAAAGGCTGTTGTCTTCATCTTGGCCCGGAACACATTTCTCACTGCACCTATCCCTATCCTCTCTGCCCAGCTCCACTATtgtggaaaaaatataattgagAACTGTATCTGTGCCAACCTCTCTGTGTCCAAGCTGTCTTGTGATAGCATTGCCCTTAACCGAATCTACCAGTTAATTGTGGCATGGACTCTTCTGGGCTCTGATCTCATCCTCATCTTCCTTTCCTATACTTTCATTCTCCGAGCTGTTCTTAAACTCAAGGCAAAAGGGGCAGCCACTAAAGCTCTGAGAACTTGTGGTTCACACTTCATTCTCATTCTCTTCTTCAGTACTATCCTGCTGGTTTTTATTTTCACCCATATAGCTAAGAAGAAGGTTTCCTCTGATATTCCAGTCTTCCTTAATGTTCTACACCATGTTATTCCTGCAGCTCTGAACCCTATTGTCTATGGTGTACGAAGCCAGGAGATTAAACAGGGAATGTGGAAATTACTGAGGAGGAATGGGTGA